The Altererythrobacter sp. Root672 genome includes a window with the following:
- a CDS encoding Hpt domain-containing protein, whose translation MDALRTRFITRARTEIAALREAHRQHDEPAMRKIAHSLAGNAGLFGWPDLSARARELEDALVQPASQDEVESRLEAVMAEMPR comes from the coding sequence ATGGACGCGCTTCGGACCCGCTTCATCACTCGCGCCCGCACGGAGATCGCCGCGCTCCGCGAGGCCCATCGCCAACATGACGAGCCGGCCATGCGAAAGATCGCCCATAGCCTCGCCGGGAACGCGGGCCTGTTCGGTTGGCCAGACCTCAGCGCTCGCGCTCGCGAACTCGAAGACGCCTTGGTCCAACCGGCTTCTCAGGACGAGGTTGAGTCCAGGCTTGAGGCCGTGATGGCCGAGATGCCTCGCTGA
- a CDS encoding response regulator: protein MSWRILYVDDEPDLREVAQISLELDPELEVRCSPSGADAIAALPEWQPHLVLLDVMMPEMDGPATLEKIRESPGGGPPVVFITARADDNDAVRLMALGAAGVIAKPFDPLQLATLVRRYVEG from the coding sequence ATGAGTTGGCGGATACTCTACGTCGACGATGAGCCCGACCTGCGCGAAGTCGCGCAAATCAGCCTGGAGCTCGATCCGGAGCTTGAGGTGCGGTGCAGCCCGTCGGGTGCAGACGCGATCGCGGCCTTGCCCGAATGGCAACCGCATCTCGTGCTGCTCGACGTGATGATGCCGGAGATGGACGGTCCGGCGACACTCGAAAAAATCCGTGAGTCGCCCGGAGGCGGCCCGCCGGTCGTTTTCATTACCGCCCGCGCAGACGATAACGACGCGGTGCGCCTGATGGCGCTCGGCGCGGCGGGCGTCATCGCCAAGCCGTTCGATCCGCTTCAACTGGCCACGCTGGTTCGCCGCTACGTGGAAGGTTGA
- a CDS encoding fimbrial biogenesis outer membrane usher protein, with protein sequence MRGLRFWTGGLLVLAGTFAGDAARAQDSAPASGESVILIAPELPANLVNPAGRAVVLTAPIMDGEAYLGDATLTLGADGSASFSAARLLALLDPRLNSQASDVLHSRLAANGRLTNTDLTGAGITIRYNPQTLQVEMDIAASSRAASVIALGSALGRTVNYMEPANFSAYLNVRGSLDWVQQGQDDADEGLSAPVMFIDGAARWKGVVLEGELNLQPDAPGADYQRRGTRLVYDDRDRLVRWSAGDQQTVAYGFQSAPEIAGLGVSRRYSILDPQTVIRPRGSRSFQLDRRSMVEVRINGQLVRRIELDPGVFDLQDFPFAQGANDVELTITDDTGRTERANFNIFLDQAQLAEGLSEFAFYAGALAPLGFHGPVYSDTPAFSGFYRRGISDRLTLGANLQADTHGWMGGGEIVLATPIGSLAGLASASHVEDVGGGWAGLLNFQRTFASGGISADTLTLSVEARSKDFAPIGNRLPENPYSLIVGASYGRSLTYDLYAGIDARYSRGRGDEVDVQSLRGMVSWNIAPNLSFTGDVTYEKDIRGTNLGTLLSLTYRLGRRSSLRGDYDSRYDRARVSYQTFGGTGLGSYTLNADVEHSDIGTGASVNANYYGNRAELGFSHFGIFERDLGASTGQRSSLRFGTSLAMADGAATVGRPIYDAFALVKAHRAIRDNEILVDPTGDSASASTGALGTALQPSLSSYSDRSLIISAPEAAINLDLGQGAFRLFPPYRAGYLLTVGSDYNVSATGRLLDAAGQPVSLVSGTAHELAHPDREPLALFTNRDGRFGLIGLAPGRWRIELVGAEGAVYEIEIPADQDIIQLGEVRPGS encoded by the coding sequence GTGCGGGGGCTTCGGTTCTGGACGGGCGGGCTACTTGTCCTAGCCGGCACCTTTGCCGGCGACGCCGCGCGAGCGCAGGATAGCGCTCCAGCTTCCGGCGAAAGCGTGATCCTGATCGCGCCCGAACTCCCGGCCAACCTGGTCAATCCCGCCGGACGAGCCGTGGTGCTCACCGCGCCGATCATGGATGGCGAGGCCTACCTCGGCGACGCCACTCTCACCCTCGGCGCCGACGGCAGCGCCAGCTTTTCCGCCGCGCGCCTTCTCGCCTTGCTCGACCCGCGCCTGAACAGCCAGGCGAGCGACGTGCTGCACAGCCGGCTCGCCGCCAACGGCCGCCTGACCAACACCGACCTGACCGGGGCGGGGATCACCATCCGCTACAACCCGCAGACCCTGCAGGTGGAAATGGACATCGCCGCCTCGAGCCGCGCCGCCAGCGTGATCGCCCTCGGCAGCGCCCTTGGCCGGACGGTGAACTACATGGAACCGGCCAATTTCAGCGCCTACCTCAACGTCCGCGGCTCGCTCGACTGGGTCCAGCAGGGACAGGACGACGCGGACGAGGGCCTCTCCGCCCCGGTCATGTTCATCGACGGAGCGGCGCGCTGGAAAGGCGTCGTGCTCGAAGGCGAGCTCAACCTCCAGCCCGACGCACCCGGCGCCGACTACCAACGCCGCGGCACCCGCCTGGTCTACGACGACCGCGACCGCCTGGTCCGCTGGTCCGCCGGCGACCAACAGACCGTCGCCTACGGCTTCCAGTCCGCGCCCGAGATCGCCGGGCTCGGAGTCAGCCGCCGCTACTCGATCCTCGACCCGCAGACCGTCATCCGCCCCCGCGGTAGCCGCAGCTTCCAGCTCGACCGCCGCTCTATGGTCGAGGTGCGGATCAACGGCCAGCTGGTCCGCCGCATCGAACTCGATCCCGGCGTCTTCGACCTGCAGGACTTCCCCTTCGCCCAGGGCGCCAACGACGTCGAGCTAACCATCACCGACGACACCGGCCGCACCGAGCGGGCCAACTTCAACATCTTCCTCGACCAGGCCCAGCTGGCCGAAGGTCTCAGCGAATTCGCCTTCTACGCCGGCGCCCTCGCACCGCTCGGCTTCCATGGCCCAGTCTACAGCGACACCCCCGCGTTCAGCGGCTTCTACCGCCGAGGGATCAGCGATCGCCTGACGCTCGGCGCCAACCTCCAGGCCGACACCCACGGCTGGATGGGCGGCGGCGAGATCGTGCTGGCGACGCCGATCGGCTCGCTCGCCGGCCTCGCCTCGGCCTCGCACGTCGAGGACGTCGGCGGCGGCTGGGCCGGCCTGCTCAACTTCCAGCGCACTTTCGCGAGCGGCGGCATCTCGGCCGACACCCTGACGCTCTCGGTCGAGGCGCGCAGCAAGGACTTCGCCCCGATCGGCAACCGCCTGCCCGAAAATCCCTACTCGCTGATCGTCGGCGCAAGCTATGGCCGCTCGCTTACTTACGATCTCTACGCCGGCATCGACGCCCGCTACTCCCGCGGCCGCGGCGACGAGGTCGACGTGCAGAGCCTGCGCGGCATGGTCAGCTGGAACATCGCCCCCAACCTCAGCTTCACCGGCGACGTGACTTACGAGAAGGACATCCGCGGCACCAACCTCGGCACCTTGCTCTCGCTGACCTATCGCCTGGGCCGCCGCTCGAGCCTGCGCGGCGACTACGACAGCCGCTACGACCGCGCGCGGGTTTCCTATCAGACCTTCGGCGGCACGGGCCTGGGCTCCTACACCCTCAACGCCGACGTCGAACACAGCGACATCGGCACTGGAGCCAGCGTCAACGCCAACTACTACGGCAACCGCGCGGAACTGGGCTTCAGCCACTTCGGCATCTTCGAACGCGACCTCGGCGCCTCGACCGGCCAGCGCAGCTCGCTGCGCTTCGGCACCTCGCTGGCGATGGCCGACGGCGCGGCCACCGTGGGCCGCCCGATCTACGACGCCTTCGCCCTCGTCAAAGCCCACCGCGCGATCCGCGACAACGAGATCCTCGTCGACCCCACCGGCGACTCCGCCTCCGCCAGCACCGGAGCCCTCGGCACCGCGCTGCAACCCTCGCTCAGCAGCTACAGCGACCGCTCGCTGATCATCTCGGCGCCCGAGGCCGCGATCAACCTCGACCTCGGGCAGGGCGCCTTCCGCCTGTTCCCACCCTACCGCGCCGGCTACCTGCTGACGGTCGGCTCCGACTACAACGTCAGCGCCACGGGCCGCCTGCTCGATGCGGCGGGCCAGCCGGTCTCGCTCGTCTCCGGCACCGCCCACGAGCTCGCCCACCCCGACCGCGAGCCCCTCGCCCTGTTCACTAACCGCGACGGCCGCTTCGGCCTCATCGGCCTCGCGCCCGGCCGCTGGCGCATCGAGTTGGTCGGAGCAGAGGGCGCGGTTTACGAGATCGAGATTCCCGCCGATCAGGACATCATCCAGTTGGGCGAGGTGCGGCCAGGGAGCTAG
- a CDS encoding beta/gamma crystallin-related protein: protein MRVVVGTLLAMLVLLPAASAQEQAEPLQTPEAMRNPSQGGLEAILHRDTFFGGQFHSVRQATPDLRLNWDPRSIRIRSGEWQICTGRNYTGTCRTIDRDLPTLPNNFRTIQSIRPTGGFGTGVGNSLRGATAEFFPAPLRNGQRIPCQNASCARTQANQFCRSVGWIVARSQALDNVGGQSVVADVLCARNVF, encoded by the coding sequence ATGCGCGTCGTTGTTGGAACCCTGCTGGCGATGTTGGTCTTGCTACCGGCCGCGAGCGCCCAGGAGCAGGCGGAACCGCTGCAGACGCCGGAAGCCATGCGAAACCCATCGCAGGGCGGGCTCGAAGCCATCCTGCACCGTGACACCTTCTTCGGCGGCCAGTTCCATTCGGTGCGCCAGGCCACGCCAGACCTGCGGCTGAACTGGGATCCCCGCTCGATCCGCATACGCAGCGGTGAATGGCAGATTTGCACGGGCCGGAACTACACCGGAACCTGCCGGACGATCGACCGCGACCTGCCGACCCTGCCCAACAATTTCCGGACGATCCAGTCTATCCGGCCAACCGGCGGCTTCGGCACTGGCGTCGGCAACTCGCTGCGCGGCGCGACGGCGGAGTTCTTCCCTGCCCCCTTGCGCAATGGCCAGCGGATTCCGTGCCAGAACGCGAGCTGCGCCCGAACGCAAGCCAACCAGTTCTGCCGTTCGGTCGGATGGATCGTGGCTCGCAGTCAGGCGCTCGATAACGTCGGCGGGCAGTCTGTGGTTGCGGACGTGCTCTGTGCGCGGAATGTGTTTTAG
- a CDS encoding PAS domain-containing sensor histidine kinase, which translates to MPMTPLKTLDRNEFGGHDWENTPVGPCAVWPKQLHYMCNLILGSEQPMFMLWGPERAFIYNAPYQAIWQIPSLNTLGRPIDEVAGKIWEELRGDVERVFEGHSFILTNFPIRGADGEKTRHFDFSYTPIPDIDESSDTIVGVLCISNDVTEFLSSVEETKEDREVLALTMDNVTEGVALVEHDFTLVLWNQQFGVHFGYLPEDIVSGMNARDLMLITARRGDLGEGDPEAIVDMLIQTIQHTESGRLEVMRQDGTVLSLYRRAVSGGRYLLVSQDITEARTVARLKDELVTTVSHELRTPLTAISGALGIVSAGAAGELSAKAERLIAIAQRNSERLIALVNDLLDVDKLRSGRMEFQLEKFDFAELVGLSVEQNAPFAERGGIELKADLTGQPVIILADRHRLLQVLANLISNAVKFSPAGETVTVKLRTNKQCARLSVIDQGAGVPASFRDRLFNRFAQYDSSTTRVQQGTGLGLSICKSIVEQLGGDICLDTRVTVGATFHVELPLAEAGSDVTLKGHE; encoded by the coding sequence ATGCCGATGACCCCACTCAAGACGCTCGATCGCAACGAGTTCGGCGGTCACGACTGGGAAAACACACCGGTCGGACCTTGCGCTGTCTGGCCCAAGCAGTTGCACTACATGTGCAACCTGATCCTGGGGTCGGAGCAGCCGATGTTCATGCTGTGGGGTCCCGAGCGCGCTTTCATCTACAACGCGCCGTACCAGGCCATCTGGCAGATACCGTCGCTCAATACGCTCGGTCGGCCGATCGATGAAGTCGCCGGCAAGATCTGGGAGGAGCTGCGCGGCGACGTCGAGCGAGTTTTCGAAGGTCACTCGTTCATCCTGACCAACTTTCCCATTCGTGGGGCGGACGGCGAAAAGACCCGCCACTTCGATTTCAGCTACACTCCGATCCCGGACATCGACGAGTCTTCGGACACCATCGTCGGCGTCCTTTGCATCTCCAACGACGTTACCGAATTCCTGAGTTCGGTCGAGGAGACGAAAGAGGATAGAGAAGTGCTTGCCCTGACGATGGATAACGTCACCGAGGGGGTCGCGTTGGTCGAGCACGACTTCACGCTGGTGTTGTGGAACCAGCAGTTTGGCGTTCACTTCGGCTACCTGCCCGAGGACATCGTCTCCGGCATGAACGCGCGCGACCTGATGCTCATCACCGCTCGCAGAGGCGACCTCGGGGAAGGCGATCCGGAAGCGATCGTCGACATGCTGATCCAGACCATCCAACATACAGAGAGCGGTCGCCTGGAAGTTATGCGGCAGGACGGCACGGTCCTGAGCCTGTACCGCCGCGCCGTCAGCGGGGGACGGTATCTTCTCGTGTCGCAGGACATCACCGAAGCGCGAACGGTGGCTCGCCTCAAGGATGAGCTGGTGACGACCGTGAGCCACGAGTTGCGGACCCCACTCACCGCGATCTCCGGTGCGCTCGGCATCGTCAGCGCGGGTGCGGCGGGTGAACTTTCAGCGAAGGCCGAACGGCTGATCGCTATTGCCCAGCGCAATAGCGAGCGGCTCATCGCGCTCGTCAACGATCTGCTCGACGTCGACAAGTTGCGCTCTGGACGGATGGAGTTCCAGCTCGAGAAGTTCGACTTTGCCGAGCTGGTGGGATTGAGCGTCGAACAGAACGCGCCATTCGCAGAGCGCGGCGGGATCGAGCTGAAGGCCGATCTGACCGGGCAACCCGTCATCATCCTGGCGGACCGGCATCGGCTGCTCCAGGTCCTCGCAAACCTGATCTCGAATGCCGTCAAATTCTCGCCGGCGGGCGAAACGGTTACGGTAAAACTCCGAACCAACAAACAGTGCGCCCGGTTGAGCGTGATCGACCAGGGTGCGGGTGTGCCGGCCTCATTCCGCGATCGCCTGTTCAATCGGTTTGCCCAGTACGATTCCTCTACAACCAGAGTGCAGCAAGGCACCGGGCTTGGCCTCTCGATCTGCAAGAGCATCGTGGAGCAGCTGGGCGGCGATATCTGTCTGGACACGCGGGTGACCGTCGGAGCGACGTTTCACGTCGAGCTGCCGCTCGCAGAAGCCGGGTCAGACGTAACTTTGAAAGGTCACGAATGA
- a CDS encoding response regulator transcription factor: MTKVLVADDDPLTAAGIEVLLAGSRFEVVASVRSGSEVLENLAGARPDILVLDIRMPERSGLDVLRTLRGRGDTRPIILLTGGIRDQDAKEAMTLGVNGLVIKATAPRDLLACLDAVASGRRWFDQEVMQRAMDFVSSPEAERDPLGPLSPRERGIASLVQRGLRNKEIADELGLTEGTVKVHLHKIFEKLRLQSRTELILLAAAREE, translated from the coding sequence ATGACGAAAGTTCTGGTTGCGGATGATGATCCCCTGACTGCCGCGGGCATCGAAGTGTTGCTCGCCGGGTCCAGGTTCGAGGTCGTCGCCAGCGTAAGATCGGGATCCGAAGTGCTGGAAAACCTCGCCGGCGCGCGCCCGGATATTCTCGTCCTCGACATCAGAATGCCCGAGCGCAGCGGGCTCGATGTCTTGCGGACGCTGCGGGGGCGGGGGGACACCCGGCCAATTATCCTCCTTACCGGCGGCATCAGGGACCAGGACGCGAAAGAGGCGATGACGTTGGGCGTCAACGGGCTGGTGATCAAGGCCACTGCGCCCCGCGACCTGCTGGCTTGTCTCGATGCCGTGGCCAGCGGGCGGCGGTGGTTCGACCAGGAAGTGATGCAGCGGGCGATGGACTTCGTATCTTCGCCCGAAGCCGAGCGCGATCCGCTGGGGCCGCTCTCCCCGCGTGAGCGCGGGATCGCGTCGCTGGTGCAGCGCGGGCTGCGAAACAAGGAAATCGCCGACGAACTCGGCCTCACCGAGGGCACGGTAAAGGTCCATCTTCACAAGATATTCGAGAAACTTCGGTTGCAGAGCCGGACCGAACTGATCCTTCTCGCCGCCGCCCGTGAAGAATGA
- a CDS encoding TonB-dependent receptor domain-containing protein, translating to MADGLRRRKQGLSTMRSLHSFLASTAVLGLAALVSQPAFGQEIDLSQGEGESEVSEVILVTGSRIARPNIDAPVPVTSITGEELFQQGQTNIGETLNQLPQLRSTVAQQNPGLGIGVAGLNLLDLRGLGTERTLVLVNGRRHIGGDVSSNAVSPDVNTIPNDLIERVDIVTGANSAIYGSDAIAGVVNFILKKDFEGFQVRGNAGISQGGYGENQYISAMYGKNFAGGRGNITLHGEFANQERIFASDISFLRQQDGLFVTDADAPACTSFNPARPTGCSPNTVNGGDGIPDRVFIRDVRSATINRFGLVPIVQPEGANALCGTGISNGITPGVPYNCTYIFTPEGQLVPQTGARFGAGAFGGVTGGNGQTGREGHLLSVLPEMQRYNANLLARYEFSEAAEAFLEAKFVRIDAIGSNSGPTFIQGTMSQFDSRERVRLDNPFLNLEARSTLANAILASGFNSSLNTRVALSATDRAAIADGSYRFVVARNLADSGIRDQDFQRDTYRIVGGLRGTFNDDWSYEISGNYGKMKEATTNYGFVDRQRFVLAMDAGLNPVTGAIECRAKFDPASAVAFTQGLSADSARANQERLAADVAACVPYNPFGGADNSASANYFVYTGSVNSWMDQLVFNGFVSGDSSEFLMLPGGPVSFALGAEYRRERVFQEQDAFTQAGFTNNVAIPTFEPSPFEVKEAFAELRVPILSDLPFVEELTINGAGRVSDYKGGVGTVWAYNAGLEWAPVRDIRFRANFGRAVRAPNLTEISDPLVENFATGFQDPCLPTNIGRGTQFRGANCEAALGSILADPNFQSIAGSYSLAVVSGSNPDLHEETSDSWTIGAAVQPRFAPGLSLSVDYYDITVNGVIVSLAAQTIANSCYDQPDLNNPFCPLFKRNGAGVGPNGEAPGEIIDNSLIQSPLNFAKRQRRGIDFDVRYKTALGTDVSLDTRLVYTHQLKSSNYQDPARPEFENRLLGELGDPQDEFRWDVALNKGPFTLGYQMSYIGPMWVNAYEDFNALQDRAPQDIDYADTRKYPAVFYHDIRFNWQVASESNGRELDFFVGVDNVLNTRPPLGSTATGAGSAIYNIRGRNFYTGFKAGF from the coding sequence ATGGCGGACGGACTGCGCCGCCGAAAACAGGGACTGAGTACCATGAGGTCATTGCATTCTTTTCTCGCGAGCACGGCGGTTCTGGGCCTGGCCGCGCTGGTGTCGCAACCGGCGTTCGGGCAGGAAATTGATCTGAGCCAGGGCGAAGGCGAGAGTGAGGTTAGTGAGGTTATCCTTGTGACCGGTTCGCGTATTGCGCGCCCGAATATTGACGCGCCGGTGCCCGTTACATCGATAACCGGGGAGGAGCTTTTTCAACAAGGCCAAACCAATATTGGCGAAACTCTGAACCAACTTCCGCAATTACGTTCGACCGTTGCCCAGCAAAACCCTGGGTTGGGGATCGGCGTTGCCGGCCTTAACCTGCTTGATCTGCGGGGTCTTGGTACCGAGCGCACCCTCGTGCTTGTGAATGGCCGCCGCCACATTGGCGGTGACGTCAGCAGCAATGCTGTGTCGCCGGACGTCAACACGATTCCAAACGATCTGATTGAGCGCGTCGATATCGTGACGGGAGCCAATTCGGCCATTTACGGCTCCGACGCTATCGCCGGCGTCGTGAACTTCATCCTGAAGAAGGATTTTGAAGGCTTTCAGGTGCGGGGTAATGCCGGTATTTCTCAGGGTGGCTATGGAGAAAACCAGTACATCTCCGCGATGTATGGCAAGAACTTCGCTGGCGGCCGTGGCAACATCACCCTTCATGGCGAGTTCGCCAATCAGGAGCGCATCTTCGCGTCGGATATTTCGTTCCTCCGCCAGCAAGATGGCTTGTTTGTAACCGATGCGGACGCGCCGGCATGCACCAGTTTCAATCCTGCGAGGCCGACGGGGTGCTCACCCAACACCGTAAACGGGGGTGACGGAATTCCCGACCGCGTCTTTATTCGTGACGTTCGCAGTGCCACTATCAATCGCTTCGGCTTGGTTCCGATCGTCCAACCCGAAGGCGCAAACGCGTTGTGCGGCACCGGTATCAGTAACGGCATTACGCCCGGTGTGCCTTACAATTGCACCTACATTTTTACGCCTGAGGGACAACTTGTGCCTCAGACGGGCGCTCGTTTTGGCGCGGGGGCGTTTGGCGGCGTGACCGGAGGCAACGGTCAGACTGGTCGTGAGGGACATCTCCTTTCGGTGCTTCCCGAAATGCAACGCTACAACGCGAATTTGCTCGCGCGGTATGAATTTAGTGAGGCCGCCGAGGCCTTTCTGGAAGCCAAGTTTGTCCGGATCGATGCGATAGGTTCGAACTCTGGGCCAACTTTCATTCAGGGCACCATGAGCCAATTCGATAGTCGAGAGCGGGTCCGGTTGGACAACCCGTTCCTCAATCTCGAGGCTCGCTCGACCTTGGCTAATGCGATCTTAGCGTCGGGTTTCAACTCGAGCCTGAACACGCGAGTCGCGCTTTCGGCCACTGATCGCGCTGCGATTGCCGATGGCAGCTATCGCTTTGTTGTTGCGCGGAATTTGGCCGATTCCGGAATTCGAGATCAGGATTTTCAGCGCGACACGTACCGGATTGTCGGTGGACTTCGCGGAACCTTCAACGATGATTGGTCCTACGAAATCTCCGGAAACTACGGCAAGATGAAGGAGGCAACGACAAATTACGGCTTCGTGGACCGGCAGCGCTTCGTGCTCGCGATGGATGCGGGGCTGAATCCTGTTACCGGAGCAATTGAATGTCGCGCCAAGTTTGATCCTGCGTCGGCCGTTGCTTTCACCCAGGGTCTCAGTGCAGATTCGGCGAGGGCGAACCAAGAGCGTTTGGCGGCCGATGTCGCGGCGTGTGTTCCCTACAATCCATTTGGAGGAGCTGATAACAGCGCCTCCGCAAACTACTTCGTCTACACTGGGTCGGTGAACTCTTGGATGGATCAACTCGTTTTCAACGGGTTCGTATCCGGGGATTCGAGCGAATTCCTTATGTTGCCCGGAGGTCCCGTGAGTTTTGCGCTGGGCGCAGAGTATCGTCGAGAAAGGGTTTTTCAGGAACAGGACGCTTTCACACAGGCAGGCTTCACCAACAACGTTGCGATCCCGACATTCGAGCCGTCTCCGTTTGAGGTGAAGGAAGCTTTTGCCGAACTGCGGGTGCCAATCCTCTCCGATCTGCCTTTCGTCGAAGAATTGACTATCAATGGAGCCGGCCGTGTTTCCGACTACAAGGGCGGTGTCGGTACCGTGTGGGCATACAATGCCGGCCTCGAATGGGCTCCTGTCAGAGATATTCGCTTCCGTGCCAATTTCGGTCGTGCGGTCCGTGCTCCGAACTTGACCGAAATCTCAGATCCGCTTGTCGAGAATTTCGCCACTGGTTTTCAGGACCCCTGTCTTCCAACCAATATTGGTCGAGGAACCCAGTTCCGAGGGGCGAATTGCGAGGCGGCGCTCGGCTCGATCCTGGCCGATCCGAACTTTCAATCGATCGCGGGAAGCTATTCGTTGGCGGTTGTAAGTGGAAGCAATCCTGACCTTCACGAAGAAACGTCTGACTCGTGGACGATCGGCGCCGCGGTACAACCGCGTTTCGCTCCCGGTTTATCGCTTTCGGTGGACTACTACGATATTACAGTGAATGGAGTAATTGTTTCTCTGGCGGCGCAAACGATTGCGAATAGCTGTTATGATCAGCCGGATTTGAATAATCCGTTTTGCCCGCTGTTCAAACGCAATGGCGCCGGTGTCGGGCCAAATGGGGAGGCGCCGGGTGAGATTATCGACAATAGCCTCATTCAGAGCCCGCTCAATTTCGCGAAACGGCAAAGGCGCGGTATCGACTTTGATGTGAGATATAAGACTGCGCTAGGCACGGATGTGTCTCTGGATACGCGCCTTGTTTATACGCATCAGTTGAAGAGCAGTAACTATCAGGACCCTGCAAGGCCTGAATTCGAGAATCGTCTCCTCGGCGAATTGGGTGATCCACAGGATGAATTCCGATGGGACGTTGCGCTCAATAAGGGGCCGTTCACGTTGGGCTATCAAATGAGCTACATCGGTCCCATGTGGGTTAACGCCTACGAGGATTTTAATGCGCTGCAGGACCGTGCTCCGCAGGACATCGACTATGCGGATACTCGCAAGTATCCGGCGGTCTTCTATCATGACATCCGCTTTAACTGGCAGGTGGCAAGCGAGTCGAACGGTCGGGAACTCGACTTCTTCGTTGGCGTCGATAACGTCCTAAACACCCGACCACCGCTTGGTTCGACTGCAACGGGCGCGGGTAGTGCGATATACAATATTCGTGGCCGCAATTTCTATACAGGGTTCAAAGCAGGCTTCTAA
- a CDS encoding DUF308 domain-containing protein has translation MNWKVQTVLAGVMAALGLYVLFNPVTVTGLVFGVVPWLLLGAGAIYLLGVIFRKRRRPITMILPGLVGAFLVYAGLSMKLGDPRTIGPVDVSFILSLLLVGGGIAKLASIAEVRKSRYFPAFLGSGVLSIVMGLVVLFNWAAVSDGFLGVVLGLELIADSAFLGAFAFRDKDNEEHKEALGLSPGG, from the coding sequence ATGAACTGGAAGGTGCAAACGGTGCTGGCCGGCGTCATGGCCGCACTTGGGCTTTATGTGCTGTTCAACCCTGTGACCGTGACCGGCCTGGTGTTCGGTGTCGTTCCCTGGCTGCTGCTGGGAGCGGGCGCGATCTACCTGCTGGGCGTGATCTTTCGAAAGCGGCGGCGCCCGATCACGATGATCCTGCCGGGGCTCGTAGGCGCGTTCCTGGTATATGCGGGGCTCAGCATGAAGCTGGGCGATCCGCGCACGATCGGGCCGGTCGACGTGTCGTTCATTCTCTCGCTGCTGTTGGTCGGCGGCGGCATCGCCAAGCTGGCCTCCATCGCGGAGGTGCGCAAGTCGCGCTACTTCCCGGCCTTCCTGGGCTCGGGCGTGCTCTCGATCGTGATGGGCTTGGTCGTGCTGTTCAACTGGGCCGCGGTTTCGGATGGGTTCCTGGGCGTGGTGCTGGGGCTGGAACTGATCGCGGACAGCGCGTTCCTTGGCGCCTTTGCCTTCCGCGACAAGGACAACGAGGAGCATAAGGAAGCGCTCGGGCTAAGCCCCGGCGGCTGA
- a CDS encoding fimbria/pilus periplasmic chaperone, with product MRALTGKMRSLALGLAATASFLAPITAEAMTVQPVVIDLATAGRGMSEVIIVENTFDRPLAVELTMQSLELTEDGVHATGQDTQELAVFPPQAVIQPGERQNFRVQYVGDPVLAKSKHFYVTVSQLPVQTDEGGANIQLLYNFQVLVSVAPGDAKPSITISSAEIGRNAEGQPVPVIVASNSSAAHGYLSRGRLEIVQRSSGGQELFRKELSGPQIQQSLGYGLIGGMQSRRVVLPEPLPSADGTVTVRYTPDS from the coding sequence ATGCGCGCACTCACTGGTAAAATGCGTTCCCTGGCGCTCGGGCTTGCCGCCACGGCGAGCTTCCTTGCTCCCATCACGGCTGAGGCGATGACCGTCCAACCCGTGGTGATCGACCTTGCGACAGCTGGTCGCGGCATGAGCGAAGTCATCATCGTCGAGAACACGTTCGACAGGCCGTTGGCCGTCGAACTGACCATGCAATCGCTCGAACTCACCGAAGACGGCGTCCACGCCACCGGGCAGGACACGCAGGAGCTGGCGGTATTCCCGCCGCAAGCGGTGATTCAGCCGGGCGAACGGCAGAACTTCCGCGTGCAGTACGTCGGCGATCCCGTGCTGGCAAAGAGCAAGCACTTCTACGTCACCGTCTCGCAACTGCCCGTGCAGACCGACGAAGGCGGCGCCAATATCCAGCTGCTCTACAACTTCCAGGTCCTGGTCAGCGTCGCCCCCGGCGATGCCAAGCCTTCCATCACCATCTCCTCCGCCGAGATCGGCCGCAACGCCGAAGGGCAGCCTGTGCCCGTGATCGTCGCGAGCAATTCCTCCGCCGCGCATGGCTACCTCTCCCGCGGCCGCCTCGAAATCGTGCAGCGCAGCTCGGGCGGGCAGGAACTGTTCCGCAAGGAACTGAGCGGCCCCCAGATCCAGCAGTCGCTCGGCTACGGGCTGATCGGCGGAATGCAGAGCCGGCGCGTCGTGCTGCCCGAGCCTCTTCCCTCTGCCGACGGGACAGTCACGGTCCGGTACACCCCAGACTCCTGA